The nucleotide window ttttttatgatgaaCCCGGTAATCTGATAAAATGTGTGTAGAACAGAATTGTTTTGTATTTGCTGGAGGTGCAAGTCAATATTTTGATTAAATCCGGGGCGTCCTCTTCCTCTGCGGTAGGCAGAAGTTAGACGTGGACCCCAAAAAGGATCTTGCCTGGATTATGTAAATCACGCATAAAATTCGAGGCCTGAGTAAGGATTCAGCCTCTGTCCAGTGCATTGCAAAGGGAGGGCGAGCCGCCAGCGgcttgcttctttcttcttctctagtTTAGGGTTCCTCATTGGTGTCCCCCGTCCTCTTTGTTTCAGGTTATTTGGGAACAGTGGTGCCTGCAGCGCATGCGGACAGTCGATTCCTGCCAGCGAGCTCGTCATGAGGGCCCAAGGCAATGTGTATCATCTTAAGGTAGCGTttgctccctcctccactcttttcAAAAGAATCCTCCCTTTCCTGCGTGGAGACAAAGCGTTTCTCCTTAGTGTGAACTCTGTGTTCTCCAGCTGCAGACACTAAAGGAATCTAAAGTTGGAGCTTCGCAGTGGTCATTACATACtcgcttccccccctcccccggcacaCCACATAAGCACATCTGTACTTGTCCCTTTCCCCCTTTAGCCCGATCCGGTTTATGGCGATTTGgatcactgttttccagaatccTGTCgaaggaagaaaaacactaaaCCCTAAGTGGCTGTGTACTTGACAGATGCTTGCTTAAGAACGGTTTATAAACTTGTGACAGAAAAAAGACTTAATTTGTACTTGTTTTCAGTGGGTTTGCTTTTCCCTTTCAGTGTTTTACATGCTCTACCTGCCGGAATCGCCTGGTCCCGGGAGATCGGTTTCACTACATCAATGGCAGTTTATTTTGTGAACATGATAGACCTACAGCTCTCATCAATGGCCATTTGAATTCACTTCAGAGCAATCCACTACTGCCCGACCAGAAGGTGAATACCTAGCAGTTGCTAATAAGCTTTATTAGAGCGAGTTGGAAGGTTCAACCTTCAAGGGAGTTTTCCTCGGTGGTCGTGTGTTTGTGTGCCCTTTTAAAGAAACGTAGAGCACTCATACATACAGGATTCAGAAATGGGAGTGTTGATTTATTAAATTGTGAACCTTTTGTCGTTGAGAAAGATCCTGACTTTTAGTTATATCTGTAGCTTCCCCAGTGTTGAACAGAGGATTATCACATGCAAAGTCCAAACATAAAACTTCCGTATAACCGGTTGTTTATCCCACTTGACAGTTTTGAAATTCAGAAATACGATGTGAATAGGTTATTGTGGGaggaaaattagaaacatttatgGTAGGAAAAGGGAATAAATGTCATTGTCATGAAAGAATGATTTCTGCATTAGTAATGGCAATCCGAACACCTGCCTTCCAAACCCAGTTTACAGAGCGTTCATTTTGAGAAAAGCAGTTTTACAAACATTTCTGTAGTTTCAGAGGAGGGCGTTTTTGTTGATCAGCAGTCCCATAAAATTTGAATCAGTTACGACTTTTAAAACACAGTTCTGGGTCTTTGCTAATCACTCTGGGCCGCTAGTAGCTCCATTAAAGATTACGTATCTCGATTCTTGACCCTCAACTGGAAAGTTTTTGGACCAGAGTTAAAAGTGAGGAAATTTTATACAGTTGTTCAAATCACTTCAGAGGAAAAATGGCGATCAACAGTTGTCCAGCCCCCCCAGTACTGGATAGTTTTAGATCTATTTTAATCTCCTTAATAAGTCCTATAGCTATGCAAGTGAGTGCATTTTGATAACTGCTGTGCCTAATTTGTAACAATTACTGTCAACCTTCAGTTAAGAGACTGTTCATTCCACACTGGCCCAGAAAAGAGTGAAATGTATGACTCGTGTGCATAATTTTATTCACATCATATTTCATACTGATTATGTATTGATGACATTGATTCATTTACTCTTTACAGCGCCACTTGCATGGATATTAAATCTTATTGACCACAgatgaattttaatttcagattggTGATAGATTTTTCCATCAGCTCTGATAGTATGTTTGACTTTTTCATCATTAACCCAGGCAATCACACAGCACTGAGTTATTGCATTGAAACAAAAAGTGCACACTTCACTTGGTAATTCTTTATGGATTTACAATAGGAACTTCATTAATGTCTGTTGTAAGGAtcacaaaaaaaacaacatttatctGCAAATAGGAATTTAGCAAGCTTCAAAAGTCTCAGGAAAAAATATTAGGCTTCTTTGTCTTCTGTAATGCATTTCTTAATGCTGTGTGTGGGGAAAATGactaatatttgaaaacttttaacCGTTTAAAATTATACTGCCGTATTTTAGtggtgatttttatcattttcccttACTCAAATTTATGGGATaagtttaaatgtattttctgtttctttattaagTAAATGTTAATACATGAGAatctgaacactttttttttgacTTACTGATATGGAAAGCTACCTagaatactgttttaaaaatagaagcttaatttcttatttcaaattAACCAGTCACCATTGATGAGGCATTTCAAGCCTCTTTAAGGAATGCCAGTCCATATAAATACTTAGATTTTTATGGTTTGAATTGTAATGAAGTGAATCTATAGGGCAGAGTTAAGAACGATGGATAAGTCACGTAAATATTTTGAGATACCCCTTTCAATTTAGAGGCAAAGCCATTTACAGTCATACTTGAGGgccaaaaaaagttttaaaaaaaaggaagaaatgtgctAGGAAGAACATGGTTgatctcttccccaccccctcccatgtaaaaagtctagtttttctgcaGATTACATCCTAAGTTTGTTGCTGGTTTTATACCATTTCTTTCCCTGACTTAAGTAGAAAAAATGATTGTTGCAACTAAACCAGCATGCATCGTGAGAATTCAGGGATGTGGAGACAAGATGGAAAATGTAGTGCAAAGGGCACGTAGGAAATACAAGCAAGATCTCACGGTACTGTCCTATCGGGTGCAAGGTGACGTAAATTCAGAGGTGCTAGGGAGGAAGGCTGGAGAGACACTTGGCGGACGTGTTTACAAGATGGTATGTGTTGTGCCTTGTAGATCAGTCTTCTGTTTACCACACCTTTTGCAggatgggagagggaagatgTTCATTTTGGGTCACAGGATGTAGTAGGGCACCAGTAGGAACCAACTGGTACATGTTTCCTTAATGTTGGAAGCCAAATAGACAGGTGGTGGCCTTCAAAAATTAATAGCTCTTAAAAGGCATAGGGAAGTATAACTTAAGGATATGTTCTTGTCAGACATAGGTAAGAAGCTGTGTTTTGGGGATGATGTTAATTAAGAACATTTCCCTGTTGGCATAAATGTCTCACATATTCGCCCTCGGTGCTCAGCTCACCATGAGCACAGTCAATTCACAAGGcggtttttgtaaataaaggtttTGGGCAAGCTGAACGTGGTCCAGGGAGATATTAATGAGAGGGCAAGGGGGAAAGAGGTAATGAAAACACACTTCCTGGTGGAACATAAACTGCTTTTTGGACCTAGagaatgctttaaaattattttcccaaaccCTGTGGTGTTTCTTTTCTGGAGGAGAGGAGATAGGGAGAAATGACAAACtgctccattttattattttcttctctctcctcattctCTATGTTTTTGGTAGGGAAAATTGGACATTAATTTTGGCCGTTTTCCTTCTATTCGCAGAACCAATTACGTTTTTAGTGCATGATGCATAATAAATATACCCAAGCATCCTCTGGCTGAAAAGTAATGAGTTGATTACTTATACACCCCTTCTTTAAAGGCAGCTAATTGTATAGAAAGTATAGGTCCCCATCAGCTGGTccctttaaacttttattttcctgaaatttgTTGCCAGTGTCGGGGATGTGTAGTTTAAGTTGTTGTTCTGCATCATTGGCTTTGGTATAttctaagaaaaatgattttaagcTTATAAATCTTACAGGGTCTTGACTGAAATCTCAGACCACTAGTGTTCAGGATCTACCAACATTTTACAGCCTTTACCATTTAAAGGAGGCTTGGTTATCCTCAGGAAAACATTGCCTTCTAGAGACTTCTGTAAATACAATCCAAAAttgtggctgattttttttttttctttctctctctctctctttttttttttttttgctaatttttgcCTGCTTTGGAATTCTTTCTTCCACTCAAGAGTGGTGGTTCCATCTAGAATTATCAGTgcttttcagtaaaataaaagctCACGTCTCTTTAGTTGGAAGAAAATTTAGCAAGTGTTCTAGCTTACATATCACTTCGTAGTCCCCGTAGTTACATAATTGGTGTTGTGTGTGTCCATCGTAGAGGACATTTGATGCTCATTTATTAAATATGCTCGCTGGCTGCTGCTGCATCTTTGTTCTGGACAGACAAATTACCTTTCTCACACTGAGCTTCCACTCTGGGGAATTAAGCCTCCACCACTTTAATTAGCTTGGAAGTGGGGGGTTGCAGTTCCTAATAGACTTCAGGCTTTTAGTAAGTTAGGGAAAGGGTGAAACAAGAACTTCCTGGGAAGCTcgaaatgtcatttaaaaaccataaaaacctaatatatattatttcattttggtaaTTGCAAACAGATTGTATTTGACGACCGCGTGGATTATCATTTCTAACTTAGACGTTAAAGTTAGACTTCCATTGAACTATGTTTTTTAATTGAGCATAAGTCATTAACACATTACATGTTTGATTCAtgtatttacaatatttatgtAATAGTAAGTGACATAGCAGATAGGAAATACTAAGGGAGAAGTAGTATCTGAATATTTGTAtggtatgtgcatatgtgtgtgtgtgtgtgtgtatacatatgtagatatgtgtatatatatatatatatatatatatacacctaacctatatctgtatctgtctgTATACATAGCTATATACACCCACGTGTACAAACACATACTTTTAGGTTGAGAAGGACATGGATGAATAGACATCATATGAGGATATCAGAATAATAATTACCAGTGTTTGTTTAGCTTTtattacgtgccaggcactgttgaaAGTGCCCCATACGTATGATGTAATCCTTGTAACAGccttattatccccactttaaccatgaggaaactgaggcacaaagtaACCTTGCCAAAGGTCCTGCGGTTGAGCACATTAGCCCAAAACTTCCTTGGGGAGGACTGGGCTCCGAAGGTGCATTTAAGAGACTATTACTGAGGCAAGATGTTGCAATTCATTCTTTTCAGAAAGAAAGTTGCTTTTAAGAGGGTTAAGCAATTCATTGTAGAACTTTATACCAGAAACTTTCCGAAAGTCCGTTTATTGTCTCATTTTCTCTGCTAGTGAAACTGCAGAAAACGTTATGCTTTAGCTCTTCACTGCCGGAGTAAGTAGCGTAGAAAGCCTCCATCAAGTCACAGTTGGAAAGTAATCTAATAAAAGAAGATTAGTGAATGCAGAGAAGACAAAAGCAGTCATGTTTGAGTTTAATATCTCAAATTTAGCATTTTAGCTAAGATGCCCGTTTTTATTTCTTGCAGGTCTGCTAAAAGGTCAGAGTAATGCAGAATGCGTGCCTTCATCTCAGACTTTGTTCATCACAGGTGGATCCCATGTGTCTTCAGTAGACAGGTCACCTTTGTAGCTAGCACCAGTGCCAGCTCCATGCCATTGCACCTTCTTTAGTCTTGACTGCCCTTCCCGCATTTATTGGTGTATTAAAATGACTGAATATGAACATTAAGGACTCCATGAACCTGGGCTAATGGGGAGActgtagagaaaatgaaaaaagatccACCGgaggacatctttggggggggagggagcttGGGAGGAGGGAAATGACTAATGAAGCTAATTAAAAGAAGCATTCAAATCTGCTTTCTACCCTCATTAACAATTAGCAGGGCACTGGCCAGAGTTTGTACCCTGTGTTTTACCTTAACAACATTCTATTTGCTCTTTGTATATTTAAGTGTTGTAAGGAAATGTGTTTCAATCAAAACTGAACATGAGATAAAGGAAAGAGATGTGGCTTTTGTGATATTCTATCACAAACACTTTTATTGTATCTCTGTAAAATAcaatgtatgtatgcatgtaagtGTTCTTGTCCTAATGTTGCTACTTCcatggcaaagaaaagaaaaaaagaatgaaaaaaaaaaaaaaaaaagaaaaaaattggaaaaaaaatcaggctcaTAGCAGCTACTGTGTAGAAATTTCCCCCTACTTCTaatttgctgaatgaagaaaaaaatcttttatttgtgatattttcagAGACATTTGCTCTAGTATGgtgtatttaaataataaaaacttaaaagaaaaaatattcgaTGGAGTTTGGATTTAAACactgctctttctctttgttgtattttggaaaaatttagtagtttttgtttgtttgtttgataccAACTTCACTCTAAATCTTAAGGGTCAAGggaggtgtggtgtgtgtgtttatttagctCTGGGCCAATAAggtttttttcaaattacttaaCCATGCCATTTTTGGCAGGGCTACAAAGCAATGTTTTAACGGAGTCCTTTTTATAAGTTCAGAATATTCTGGTAACTTAAGCACTTCATTACACTTCTCCTATATCACAGTGAatcttttgtgtttatatataaatatttgtttgattcTTCAGCTATTCCGTTGATTCATTTTTCTCAATAGGAAAGCCTTGGGTATTGGCGAAAAGCATGCTAAAGAATGTGGCCTAACCGTCTTGTTCTCTTAACCAAGTTTATAGCTTTTGAAGGAAATAGCATTTCTAAGCCATACCTGTACGCATTTTGAAGTTTCCTTAGTCGTTAGGGACCCAGAGCTCTCTGACAGCCGACGTCAGTGGGTGGAGCCACCGTTTCCTGGTGAGCTTTTAGACTCCTGTGGTCTGCTgtatgatttgtttattttgttttgctcttaCGCTCCTCGCTCTGCCTTTCCATATGTTTGGGGTAGGATTTCGATTTCACTTAGTAGTAATCTTGAGATATTTAGTTGCTAGTTCTGGGCAGCAGACCCAGCACCCCAGTGGCGCCCTGTGGAAAGCGTGCGTAGGCCAAGGACTTGGTGGCCCATGGTCAGTGTTAGGAAAGACCAAAGAGGCTGCTGTGCCAGGTTTGCAAGCAGATCTCCAGTACAGTTTGTATCACAGGTTCGTAAAAAAACCAGGTGTGTTTATAAGGCTACTTGaaatattctttctaaaaatggcatttgttttattttctcttgttcccAAAAAGCTCCCAACGTAGACCTCTCAGAACAGGTTACATAGAGAGGTCCAGTTCAGTACATTTCAACCAGCAGTCAGTTTCCCTTTGGGATCTTCTGCTTTCAAAGACTGCAGGCCAGGAGGAAAAATCAGTTGCTCCACCTGCAAAGCTCCTGTGAACCTCCTGTAGGAGAATTTAAAGGTAGAGAGTTAAAGTGAATAGTTCTATTAGagctttatgaaaagaaaatgcaagaaaaaaaatgaacaaaatcacaGACGTAACAGTATCTGTTTGAGTTAAATCCTGGGGGAATTTCTAGGGACTAGTTCTGGTTCttacattcccccccccccccctttaagcTGCTTTAAAGGAATGTGGACTCTTCAGCATAGAAAGGGGGAGTGTTAATAAGAATACCAGCATCCCCTCTATTCTTTTTGGCCTAAGCACTCATGTCCCATATAGTGCAGAAATTCAAAGGGGATAGTTAATAACTTTTAGTAAGTAATACAGTGTGGCATTTGGTGATGTGGAGGGCTCAGGTCATTAAAGACTTTAAATGAACTATTATATGGCTGGTTCCTCAAGCACTGCTGCATATTTAATAACGAGCTTCTAAAAGCATTTCTTAAGTTGCAGACCTATAAGATTACAAATGTCACTCATGTTAGCATAATCCACATGCAAGTGATGAAGCCTTCTCTTTGATGTGCTAAATTGGAGAAGGACTAATGGAGCTATGAATATACAATAGAACATATTTAAGTAGTAGTCTTGCTTTAGGTAAAACACTTTCTTGAAACCAGAGGCATTTCAAACAATAAAACCCGGCTCTAATGGGGATGCTCTGTGTGGATAGAAAGCTCCTAAAAACACTCAGGTTTATTCTGATGTGAATGGTGATTGtgttcctcccccaaccccaacatggcttagaacaaaaaaaaaaaaaaaaaaaaaaaaaaaaaaatccacgagCTTGTTCACCTTTCATCCATTGCATTTGCGATGTTAGTGAGATGTGCTCCATTCTTTTGAAAGGACTTATTTAATATTAACCACATCATAGAGCAAGATGGCCCCCAATCCCTACAAGCAAGTGcaattaaataaaagcaaatgttacTGAGCCCTGCTGAactcctgattaaaaaaaaatgtttatgatacaTATAAATGTCTCAATCATGCAAATTGTCACTCTTGCTAATGAAACAATTTTGTAAAAAGATTGTCCTCTGAAAgggtttaatgttttttttattttttttattattgttttttttttttatatatatttttaacctaTCTGTCTAGTTAGATTTACACACCCCGAAAGGCAGGAGAGCCCGGATGAAGCTTTTCTAAACCAAATCGTTTGCCACAAGGAACTATTTCCAGCTCTTCATGATTTATTAGGAAATAGTTTAACATGGACTGTAGtgtcttataaaatataaaatgagaaaactgtcACACCAAAATGAAGCCTGTGAAATTGTCATCCTCTTACTATTAACTGTATTTAagttctttcttttgctcttatTAACAGATATTTGAAACAACTAATCATCTAGAATGAAGCTCTTAAATTAAATGGCTTTAAATGTCAATAGAGTAAGATTCTAATGTGTActactatttatataaaatattttcttagggCCAATAAATTCTACAACAGTGAGTCCAAGAGCTATATATCAAGGCACTAATAAAGAGTTTCCCTGAAACCTAAATAGTTGTATTTAAAGAGAGAAGAGGTTGTCCAAAGACTCCTTCACCTGTGAATTACCTCCTGGGTGCTAGTGCACCTATGACTCCCTTTGAGAGACTGTTGGAAACACAGAGCCTTTGCAAGTTGATGTTAGTTGTCACTTTGTTACTAAGGCTCACCTATTGTCAGTCCAGCCAAGTCACAGAAATGCTTATTGCAGTTAAATAGCAATTTGTTTCCATGAAACTGCAATTAAAGTATTACTGAGCAGCCATTTTAGATTGGCAATGCTCTGAACGCATGTTAAACAGCCAGCAACTCCCACTTGGAGAGTCTGAGCCCTGACTAGCAGCAAAGTGTAACACATTCACCCATGTTGGGTATCTAGTTAAGAGGCATTTGTAGCCCTCTGCTCCCATCGTGAACATGCTGAGAGCAATGACAAGTCAGGGCTGATTTTTGGAAGGTGAACTTGCAACTTACCTCAAGTGAATACTATTTCCAGTTGTACAAGAAGTGCTTTATGCTAGTAGATATGTGCATGTTTCCTAGAGGGAATGTTTTGCGAGTTCAGATTGATTCTGCTGAGAATGGACTGTAACTCGGAGGCCTCGAGCCAATAATGTACTACAGGTCCTGACATGTTACAGCTGTGTAAACAGGGCCATTCTATCTCCTAAATCACAACTAATAAAGCAGAGGATGAAAATCAATTGATTCTGTTATAAGTTCTTTGAATGACACTAGAAAGTTGTTTAATGACTGTGTTAGAATGGGCAAGCCTGAGTTTAGCCACCAAAATACCTATTTTAGTCGTCTCTCTCCCCTCAGAAACGGGGGCAAGACAGCCTTTCCCAGGTGTTAGCATCCCCACCACCAGATCGAAACCTGCTGGGGAAAGGAAAGCCTCTGAACCAAATTCTTCCAGCTGATCCAAAGTTCGGGATTTGTTGAGTAAAAAAGGTGAAGCGCAAAAGGTTTTATTGAAAATGCAAAACATTGATGTAAGATCCTGAGAGAGGAAAGGATATCAGAGGTGgtgttttaaaatgcaattagCACTGAATTCTAACCAGCTTGGAAACAATCATTAGTTCACGAGAACAGGAGGCATCTCACCTTCCTTGGGCCTAGAAAGATCCCCCTACCTTGAATCAAAAGGTTTACGTCCtcaactttttcaaaaataattttcatatgtgGTGCATCTATTCGTAGGCTTTCACCTGTGTTGTTTgagctgtgattttatttttttaagaggaaaacagtttcttcctaaattaatttttcatttgcgtTGAACTGAATGCTTTTaggaactgaaaagagaaaatctgaagacaGACTGAATTTACAAATGAAGATTAATTatgaaaactggaaaggaaattGCTTGGGCTGTAATTGTgtacctttttctttatttaagtaaGGTTAGGTAGCGATGGGCGTGTCTTAAATACCGCATATCCCTCTAAGGCCTGGGATAGATTTTTGTCATCAATCATGGGACTTCTGCTTTCCATAAACCTTACATCTTTAAATAGATTGTATAATATAATAACTTCATCTTGGAGTTGTATAGTGCTTTGTAAATGTATTTACATGTTCACATGTACGATTAACAAGTTCTTACACACGTCATCTCAGTCCTTACAGTAATCTTGATGATTATTGCCTCGTTTTTACAGATGGGGTCGTGGAGTTTCAGGGAGGTGACTTTGTAAGCAGGGCCAGGACGAGAGTGAAGTGAATGCACTCTTTGCTGCAAAATTTAAGGGAGTGCCAGAAAATCAGTAATCAGGATAATGTTATAGTGcaacattttgtaaatataaaattaatgcaaaaacatCTATGGTGAACAAAacatcagaattttaaataaaggcaggATCGGTATTCCCTTTCCTTATGCCTCAGACTCCAATATGGCTGAGCACTATCATTAAGGCCCAAAGTTGCCAGAGCTGCTGTTTGACCACTGGTACCATTTGGtacaatttctttataaattgttAGGCTGCAACAATGATGCAGATTATTCTATGAGCCGTAACTAGGTTTCTGTCCTCCCTTAAAAAACTGAAGTATCTATCGCATTTTATCTGTATCCAACCTGGAATGCCAACTCAGTTAGATTGCCTACATTTTTTAGCctcactctttttaaaagaaatttcttttcagttttgacAAATCTCAACTACTTCATGATGAGTAATTAAGTATCATTGGTAACAACTCTGCCTACAAGTTGTTCCTGAGGAAAAAGAGCTAGGCTTTAGTAATCACATTAGTCTGGAAAGCAAAATGGATGACTCTATCTAACTGTGTCCTATACAGATTTGTAAATGTTTAACATGTTTGGATGAACTAGGTCTTAAGTCTGCAGATAATATTTGTGGCAAGTAACAGGTCAATGGGTTCAGTTCTATAAAGTAACGCATACTTCTATAAGTATAAAAGAggtaatatacacacacaacaatttttatagaaaatttttacACGTTCTAGCATGATGTGCAAAGCAGATAGCTATATCGTGAAAACTGCTATtcatatgtgttgttttaagataGGAGAGCACTGAAGTATTCAAATGGAACAGATTATACCTTTAATTACATCCAGATATGATTCTgagctgagttttaaaattttgttggcTGTACTATTTTCCCATTAATTGCTAGGATCCAAAAAGATatcaaaatttgtaaataaattactATCACACACCATTAAATCCAAGCTGCCTtcattacaaagagaaaaaatagctaAGGAAAAATTTCTGCtcaatttaatgaaataaaaaattctac belongs to Panthera tigris isolate Pti1 chromosome C1, P.tigris_Pti1_mat1.1, whole genome shotgun sequence and includes:
- the LMO4 gene encoding LIM domain transcription factor LMO4, with the protein product MVNPGSSSQPPPVTAGSLSWKRCAGCGGKIADRFLLYAMDSYWHSRCLKCSCCQAQLGDIGTSCYTKSGMILCRNDYIRLFGNSGACSACGQSIPASELVMRAQGNVYHLKCFTCSTCRNRLVPGDRFHYINGSLFCEHDRPTALINGHLNSLQSNPLLPDQKVC